From Tripterygium wilfordii isolate XIE 37 chromosome 13, ASM1340144v1, whole genome shotgun sequence, the proteins below share one genomic window:
- the LOC120011948 gene encoding serine/threonine-protein kinase PBL27-like, protein MGGCFPCFGSSNKEGKGGGGTGGVKEVVKKDSVKDGSLSQSHHVSRVSSDKSKSRNGSDAKKETIIPKEPTANIAAHTFTFRELASATKNFRPECLLGEGGFGRVYKGRLESTGQLVAVKQLDRNGLQGNREFLVEVLMLSLLHHSNLVNLIGYCADGDQRLLVYEFMPLGSLEDHLHDLPPDKEPLDWNTRMKIAAGAAKGLEYLHDKANPPVIYRDLKSSNILLDEGFHPKLSDFGLAKLGPVGDKTHVSTRVMGTYGYCAPEYAMTGQLTLKSDVYSFGVVFLELITGRKAIDNTRAPGEHNLVAWARPLFKDRRKFPKMADSLLQGRYPMRGLYQALAVAAMCLQEQAATRPLIGDVVTALTYLASQTYDQNAASAQNNRVGPSISRSRERSFADGMDSPSEHSRIGRHGSPSSYKNSPDYRKKDHGRELSTGDELGRAEVGGGSSRKWGLDDPERQDSQRDSPVNSARTRETPRNRDLDRERAVAEAKVWGENWREKKRANALGSFDGTNE, encoded by the exons ATGGGAGGGTGTTTTCCTTGTTTTGGATCATCCAACAAGGAGGGTAAGGGTGGTGGAGGAACTGGTGGTGTAAAGGAAGTGGTCAAGAAGGATTCAGTGAAAGATGGTTCACTGTCTCAGTCCCACCATGTTAGCAGAGTTAGCTCAG ACAAATCGAAATCCCGGAATGGTTCTGATGCAAAGAAGGAAACAATAATTCCAAAAGAACCAACTGCAAATATTGCCGCACACACATTTACATTCAGAGAGCTTGCTTCAGCCACTAAGAACTTTCGGCCAGAATGTCTATTGGGTGAAGGGGGATTTGGACGTGTGTACAAGGGTCGATTGGAGAGCACAGGACAG TTAGTTGCCGTAAAACAGCTTGACCGGAATGGCCTTCAAGGCAACAGAGAATTCCTGGTGGAAGTCCTCATGCTCAGCCTATTGCACCATTCAAACCTTGTCAACTTGATTGGTTATTGTGCTGATGGAGACCAGCGCCTTCTTGTTTATGAATTTATGCCATTGGGATCATTGGAGGATCATTTACATG ATCTTCCTCCCGATAAGGAGCCTCTAGACTGGAACACTAGGATGAAGATTGCAGCTGGTGCAGCAAAGGGGTTGGAATACTTGCATGATAAAGCGAACCCACCTGTCATATACAGAGACTTAAAATCTTCTAACATCCTTCTTGATGAGGGGTTTCACCCAAAGCTGTCAGATTTTGGGCTTGCAAAATTGGGTCCTGTTGGTGACAAAACTCATGTCTCCACACGAGTGATGGGAACATATGGATATTGTGCCCCAGAATATGCCATGACAGGTCAACTTACTCTGAAGTCAGATGTGTATAGTTTTGGAGTAGTCTTTCTTGAACTTATAACAGGCCGCAAAGCTATAGATAATACCCGGGCACCTGGAGAGCATAATCTTGTTGCGTGG GCAAGACCTCTTTTCAAGGATCGTAGGAAGTTCCCTAAAATGGCTGATTCACTGCTACAAGGTCGATATCCCATGAGAGGACTATATCAAGCTCTGGCTGTTGCAGCAATGTGTTTGCAAGAGCAAGCTGCCACAAGGCCTCTGATAGGCGATGTTGTGACGGCACTTACCTATTTAGCTTCGCAAACCTATGATCAAAATGCAGCAAGTGCACAAAATAACAGAGTTGGTCCATCTATTTCTAGGAGCAGGGAGAGGAGCTTCGCAGATGGGATGGACAGCCCAAGTGAGCACAGCCGTATAGGGCGGCATGGTTCGCCTTCCAGCTATAAAAATTCACCAGACTACAGGAAGAAAGATCATGGTCGGGAATTAAGCACGGGTGATGAGTTGGGCAGGGCTGAGGTTGGTGGTGGTTCTAgcagaaaatggggtttagatGATCCCGAGCGACAGGATTCTCAGAGAGACAGCCCCGTAAATAGTGCGAGAACAAGAGAAACTCCAAGAAACCGTGATTTAGATAGAGAACGTGCAGTTGCTGAGGCAAAAGTGTGGGGTGAGAATTGGAGGGAGAAAAAGCGGGCCAACGCATTGGGTAGCTTTGATGGTACAAATGAGTAG